In Streptomyces sp. NBC_01381, the sequence TGATCGGGGGGTGCGTCGTGCATGGTGCTAAGCGCTGCTCTCGGGCTCACAAAGGAATTGGCGGGAACCTACAGTCTCCCTGGGCGGCATCCCCGTACGCAAAACGGGACCCATACGCGGCCCACCTCAGTGACAAGCATCACGCCCCCCGCAGGGGTACCCTCCACCCTTTGTCCAGAGCCCACCACCAGATCCCCAACCACCTTGTCACCCACCACCGGTGTTAGGCGCCCCCGCCTGAGATAGCGTCACGAGGTCCCACCTCCCCGTCCCAGAACGCCCAGAACCCGCGGAGTCCCGATGAGCATCGCCGCCGTCTCTTCCCGTCCCGGCCAGGTCCTCGCGGACCTGCTCCCCGCGTCCCGCGCGAAGGACGCGGCCTTCGTCATCGGCGGCGCCGCCCTCACCGGCATCGCGGCCCAGATCGCCGTGCCCGTACCGGGCTCCCCCGTGCCGGTGACGGGACAGACCTTCGCCGCGCTCCTCGTCGGCACCGCCCTCGGCGCCCGCCGCGGCTTCCTCTCCCTCGCGGTGTACGCCCTCGTCGGCATGGCCGGCATGCCGTGGTTCGCGCAGGCCGGTTCCGGCGTCGCGGCGCCGTCCCTCGGCTACGTCCTCGGCATGCTGCTCGCCGCGACCGTGGTCGGCGCCCTCGCCCGCCGCGGCGGCGACCGTTCCGTGCTGCGCACCGCGGGGACGATGGTGCTCGGCTCGGCGATCATCTACGCCGTCGGCGTCCCGTACCTGGCCGCCGCGACCGGCATGTCGCTGACCCAGGCCGTCGCCGCCGGGCTCACGCCCTTCCTGATCGGCGACGCCGTCAAGGCCGCGCTCGCGATGGGTGCGCTGCCCACGGCGTGGAAGTTCCTCAACCGGTAGCGGTCACCCCATAGTTCCGCCTGAAGAGGTTCGCCGGGTCGTATGTGGCCTTGAGTCCGGCGAGCCTCTTTCGCGTTTCGGTGTCGTACAGGCCGTCGGTCCGGTCCCCGGCGGCGAAGGCGAAGTTGAGCAGCCGGCCCTCGCCCGCGAAAAGACCGAACGCCCGCTCCTGCACGGCCCGCACCGCGTCGAGGTCGGTGCCGTCCAACGGCGAGAGCACCCGCACCAGCCACCCCGCGTCCCGGTACGGCACCGCGTTCCCCGCGGGCTTCGCCAGCGCCCCGCCCAGCTGGTTGATCTGGACGACGTGCATCGTCTCGGCGGCTGGACCGGTCAGCGCGAACAGCTCGCACGCCGCCGCGACATCCAGCTCACGCACCACCACGCTGTCCCCGTAGTAGGAGTGCGGGAAGTCCGGATCGCTGTGAATCGTGTGGCTGTCGGTGTACGGCATCTCCCGCAGCGAGTCCGACACCATGGGCCCGATCTCCCGCAGCGGCGCGACAAGCTGCTCGCCCTCCGCCTCGGAGCCGGTGTAGGCGACCCGGACCGTCACGAGATAGCGGCCCCGCAGATGCGGCGGAAGCTGTGGCAGGTCCGGGTAGACGAGAGCTGCCACGGACGAGGTCACCTCGTCCGGCACCGTCCGCGTCCACGCCTCGTAGGCCCCCAGCACGGCCGCCGGATCGACCTCGCGCCCATCGAAGGAGATCGCCCCGCCGTAGAGCCGGGCCACCGGCACCAGAGCGATCTCCAGGGCCGTCACGACCCCGAGGTTCGCGCCCCCGCCGAGCAGCCCCCAGAACAGCTCGGGCTCGCTCTCCGCGGTGACGTGCCGCAGCGCGCCGTCCGCGGTGACGACATCGAGCCACCGGACGTGGTCGGCCGCGTACCCGAACTCCCTTGCCAGGATGCCGAGTCCGCCGCCCAGCGTGTACGAGACGGCGCCCACGCCCGGCGCCGAACCGTTCAGCGGGGCGAGCCCGTGCTCCGCCGCGGCCTCGACGACCTGGCCCCAGCGGACGCCCGCGCCCACGGTGACGGTGCGCGCTGCGGCGTCGACGCGGACGGAGTCCATCCGCCGGGTGCTGATCAGCACGCCGCCCTCCGCGGCCCCCGGCAGCCCGTGCCCGGTGGCCTGCACGCCCACGGGCAGCCCCGC encodes:
- a CDS encoding biotin transporter BioY gives rise to the protein MSIAAVSSRPGQVLADLLPASRAKDAAFVIGGAALTGIAAQIAVPVPGSPVPVTGQTFAALLVGTALGARRGFLSLAVYALVGMAGMPWFAQAGSGVAAPSLGYVLGMLLAATVVGALARRGGDRSVLRTAGTMVLGSAIIYAVGVPYLAAATGMSLTQAVAAGLTPFLIGDAVKAALAMGALPTAWKFLNR
- a CDS encoding FAD-binding oxidoreductase, which codes for MDFTDGRLVFRPGDDGYDAETAGFQTGFAQRPEIVFAASSTDDVVAAVSYAADAGLPVGVQATGHGLPGAAEGGVLISTRRMDSVRVDAAARTVTVGAGVRWGQVVEAAAEHGLAPLNGSAPGVGAVSYTLGGGLGILAREFGYAADHVRWLDVVTADGALRHVTAESEPELFWGLLGGGANLGVVTALEIALVPVARLYGGAISFDGREVDPAAVLGAYEAWTRTVPDEVTSSVAALVYPDLPQLPPHLRGRYLVTVRVAYTGSEAEGEQLVAPLREIGPMVSDSLREMPYTDSHTIHSDPDFPHSYYGDSVVVRELDVAAACELFALTGPAAETMHVVQINQLGGALAKPAGNAVPYRDAGWLVRVLSPLDGTDLDAVRAVQERAFGLFAGEGRLLNFAFAAGDRTDGLYDTETRKRLAGLKATYDPANLFRRNYGVTATG